The Microtus ochrogaster isolate Prairie Vole_2 unplaced genomic scaffold, MicOch1.0 UNK90, whole genome shotgun sequence genome contains a region encoding:
- the Dcaf15 gene encoding DDB1- and CUL4-associated factor 15, which produces MAPSSKSERNSGAGSGGGGPGGTGGKRAAGRRREHVLKQLERVKISGQLSPRLFRKLPPRVCVSLKSIVDEDFLYAGHIFLGFSKCGRYVLSYTSSSGDDDFSFYIYHLYWWEFNVHSKLKLVRQVRLFQDEEIYSDLYLTVCEWPSDASKVIVFGFNTRSANGMLMNMMMMSDENHRDIYISTVAVPPRGRCAACQDASRAHPGDPSAQCLRHGFMLHTKYQVVYPFPTFQPAFQLKKDQVVLLNTSYSLVACAVSVHSAGDSSFCQILYDHTALPPAPPSSPGPWSPEAAPAFPSPGLEVVPARPSGAPESSPAIAKAKEFVADIFRRAKEAKGGTLEEARLPSGLGPSSSCCRPSSEPPAPSGEVVPRDSPPASEASAPEPGYINYTKLHYVLRSGEGTEPEDEFEDDKISLPFVVTDLRGRNLRPMRERTDMQGQYLTVEQLTLDFEYVINEVIRHDATWGHQFCSFSDYDIVILEVCPETNQVLINIGLLLLAFPAPTEEGQLRPKTYHTSLKVAWDLSTGIFETVSVGDLTEVKGQTSGSVWSSYRKSCVDMVMKWLVPESSGRYVNRMTNEALHKGCSLKVLADSERYTWIVL; this is translated from the exons ATCAGTGGGCAGCTTTCACCTCGGCTTTTCCGGAAGCTGCCCCCCAGGGTCTGCGTGTCCCTCAAGAGCATCGTAGATGAGGATTTTCTCTATGCAGG CCATATCTTCCTGGGATTTTCCAAGTGTGGCCGCTACGTCCTCTCCTATACCAGCAGCAGCGGGGATGACGACTTCTCCTTCTACATATACCACCTCTACTGGTGGGAGTTCAACGTCCACAGCAAGCTCAAGCTG GTCCGGCAGGTGCGGCTCTTCCAGGATGAGGAGATCTACAGTGACCTGTACCTGACTGTGTGTGAGTGGCCTAGCGACGCTTCCAAGGTCATCGTATTCGGTTTCAA CACCCGCTCAGCCAATGGGATGCTCATGAATATGATGATGATGAGTGATGAGAACCATCGTGACATCTACATCAGCACTGTGGCTGTGCCGCCTCGGGGTCGCTGTGCTGCCTGCCAGGATGCCAGTCGTGCCCACCCAG GGGACCCGAGCGCACAGTGTCTGCGGCATGGCTTCATGCTGCACACCAAGTACCAGGTGGTGTACCCTTTTCCCACCTTCCAACCCGCCTTCCAACTCAAGAAGGATCAGGTGGTGCTGCTCAACACCAGCTACTCGCTGGTGGCCTGCGCTGTCTCTGTCCACTCAGCAG GTGACAGCAGTTTCTGCCAAATCCTGTACGACCACACAGCTTTGCCCCCAGCTCCACCCAGCTCCCCAGGACCTTGGAGCCCTGAGGCAGCCCCTGccttccccagccctggcctTGAGGTGGTCCCAGCTCGGCCCTCTGGAGCTCCTGAGTCCTCACCAGCTATTGCCAAGGCCAAGGAGTTTGTGGCTGACATCTTCCGCAGGGCCAAAGAGGCCAAGGGTGGTACCTTGGAGGAAGCTCGGCTGCCCTCAGGCCTGGGGCCCTCAAGTAGCTGCTGCCGCCCATCCTCAGAGCCACCAGCCCCAAGTGGGGAAGTCGTGCCCAGggacagtcctcctgcttcagaagCGTCTGCCCCCGAGCCTGGCTACATCAACTACACCAAGTTGCACTATGTGTTGCGGTCTGGGGAAGGGACAGAACCTGAGGATG agTTTGAGGATGACAAGATCTCCCTGCCCTTTGTGGTGACTGACCTCCGTGGCCGCAATTTACGGCCCATGCGAGAGCGGACAGACATGCAG GGCCAGTACCTGACAGTGGAGCAGCTCACATTGGACTTTGAGTATGTCATCAACGAGGTCATCCGTCACGATGCCACCTGGGGTCACCAGTTCTGCTCTTTCAGTGACTATGATATAGTCATCCTGGAG GTCTGCCCAGAAACCAACCAGGTCCTGATCAACATTGGCCTGCTGCTCCTCGCCTTCCCAGCCCCCACTGAGGAGGGCCAGCTCCG ACCAAAGACCTATCACACCAGCCTAAAGGTGGCCTGGGACCTCAGCACGGGCATCTTTGAGACAGTCAGCGTGGGTGACCTAACCGAGGTCAAAGGGCAGACCAG TGGCAGTGTCTGGAGCTCCTACCGAAAGAGCTGTGTGGACATGGTCATGAAATGGCTGGTGCCGGAGAGCAGCGGCCGCTATGTGAACAGGATGACGAACGAGGCACTGCATAAAG GGTGCTCACTGAAGGTTCTGGCAGACAGTGAGCGGTACACGTGGATTGTGCTGTGA